The proteins below are encoded in one region of Micromonospora yangpuensis:
- a CDS encoding S8 family serine peptidase: MFDRTTGRSTLFRASVAVAAAVLALTAQPAVATAAPAPTAGHAEVDREVVRQLETTGTATFLVYLRERAPLADTAKLRDADGRARAVHRLLTSTAERTQQGLRTLLDEHKASYTAYWIANALRVRGDRALLDQIAARPEVDRVAPTRSYPLVRPEPAGTDRSGVKAVEWGLSNIRAPQVWGSFGTRGEGVVVANIDSGVEYDHPALVGSYRGNLGAGGFDHAYNWFDPAGICPGTAPCDNNDHGTHTMGTMVGDDSAGNQIGVAPGAKWIAAKGCESNSCSDASLLAAGQWVLAPTDANGQNPRPDLRPDIVNNSWGGDGGDPWYQQTIAAWRAAGMFPVFSAGNDGPACGSAGSPGDNANAYAVGSYTSTNAISSFSGRGDATDPAGFKPNIAAPGSNVRSSVPGGGYAAFNGTSMAAPHVAGAVALVWSAAPALLGDVAATEALLDATAVDTDATTCGGTAADNNVFGEGRLDAYAAVEQAPRGATGRITGTVTDVADGDPLPGATVTAGARTATTDAAGRYALTVLAGEVALTVSAYGFTDQSATVTVAEGATVVRDFALRATSTVTVSGRVTDASGHGWPLYASIEIAGRPGAPVFTDPVTGRYSFTVPGQASYRLTVTARYPGYRSVQRELTVADEAATLDVGVPVEAACTAAGYTGSLSAPLLTEGFDGATKPAGWTVTNRTDKGGWAFDDPGRRGNLTGGGGTFAIVDSDKLGAGNTQDTDLISPPVDLSGAGAPVLRFNSDWRAVGISDTADLDVSTDAGASWTNVWHQTASRRGPRVEEVPLTPAANAASVQVRFRFKGTFAWWWQVDNVQFVNRDCTPTPGGLVVGTVTDRNTGSAVVGATVTSDDRPEDRAVTVATPDDANLPDGFYHLFSGLTGAHPFTATRTPYPPLTRSVTVVADDTRRADFALAAGRLTVTPATVESHQPYGSTRSTRVTVRNTGTAPATVELLERGGGFETLSAAEGAPRRDVPVKGISKARTGTGYGGGVVQADPAEAWQPITKLPAAIFDNAAANLDGRIYSVGGGGGTGLERKAWVYDPAAATWAALPDLPNARSKPVAAAVAGKLYVLGGWGADDDPVASVDVFDPAAGTWSTLAGAVNPAPAAAAGGAVVNGKIHLVGGCLDATCTDSNRLVVFDPAAGTFATRAAYPHSVSWVGCGGVGGAVYCAGGTGATEYTDAWRYDPGADTWTRLADLPVDLWGTQATSAGGLLVLAGGVTGGSTAVTNFTLGYDPVAGTWQDLPNVGFARYRGAAACGAYKIGGSPSSFVGSADSERLDGLADCTEATDLPWLSSDPTSFTLAPGASRTVTVTLTATAAAGVIQPGAFTGELGFVANTPYPVSPVAVEMNVAPPASWGKIQGTVTGQTCGGETVGIPATVRLNLVDSTTGYTLTADTRGRYVWWLPRGRYDVIVAKDGWVPEVHRTRIDAGITHSLDVDLTPASTCTRATGR, from the coding sequence GTGTTCGACAGAACCACCGGACGGTCCACCCTGTTCAGAGCGTCGGTCGCCGTCGCGGCGGCCGTGCTGGCGCTCACCGCGCAACCCGCCGTCGCCACGGCGGCCCCGGCACCGACCGCCGGGCACGCCGAGGTCGACCGGGAGGTGGTCCGGCAGCTCGAAACCACCGGGACCGCGACCTTCCTGGTCTACCTGCGCGAGCGCGCCCCGCTTGCCGACACCGCGAAGCTGCGCGACGCCGACGGCCGGGCCCGGGCGGTGCACCGCCTGCTGACCAGCACCGCCGAGCGGACCCAGCAGGGCCTGCGGACCCTGCTGGACGAGCACAAGGCCTCGTACACCGCGTACTGGATCGCCAACGCGCTGCGGGTCCGGGGCGACCGGGCGCTGCTCGACCAGATCGCGGCCCGTCCCGAGGTGGACCGGGTCGCGCCGACCCGCAGCTACCCGCTGGTCCGTCCCGAGCCGGCCGGCACCGACCGCTCCGGCGTCAAGGCCGTCGAGTGGGGGCTGAGCAACATCCGCGCCCCACAGGTCTGGGGCTCCTTCGGCACCCGGGGCGAGGGCGTCGTGGTCGCCAACATCGACAGCGGCGTGGAGTACGACCATCCGGCGCTGGTCGGCTCGTACCGGGGCAACCTCGGCGCGGGCGGGTTCGACCACGCGTACAACTGGTTCGACCCGGCCGGGATCTGCCCCGGCACCGCACCCTGCGACAACAACGACCACGGCACCCACACGATGGGCACGATGGTCGGCGACGACTCCGCCGGCAACCAGATCGGGGTGGCGCCCGGCGCGAAGTGGATCGCCGCGAAGGGCTGCGAGAGCAACTCCTGCTCCGACGCCAGCCTGCTGGCCGCCGGTCAGTGGGTGCTCGCCCCGACCGACGCCAACGGGCAGAACCCCCGCCCTGACCTGCGCCCCGACATCGTGAACAACTCCTGGGGCGGTGACGGCGGCGACCCGTGGTACCAGCAGACCATCGCCGCCTGGCGGGCCGCCGGCATGTTCCCGGTCTTCTCCGCCGGCAACGACGGTCCGGCCTGCGGCAGCGCCGGCTCCCCCGGCGACAACGCCAACGCGTACGCGGTCGGCTCGTACACCTCCACCAACGCGATCTCCAGCTTCTCCGGACGGGGTGACGCCACCGACCCGGCCGGGTTCAAGCCGAACATCGCCGCACCGGGCAGCAACGTGCGCTCCAGCGTCCCCGGGGGCGGGTACGCCGCGTTCAACGGCACCTCGATGGCCGCGCCACACGTCGCCGGGGCGGTCGCCCTGGTCTGGTCGGCCGCACCGGCCCTGCTCGGGGACGTGGCGGCCACCGAGGCGCTGCTCGACGCGACCGCCGTCGACACCGACGCCACCACCTGCGGGGGCACCGCCGCCGACAACAACGTCTTCGGCGAGGGGCGGCTGGACGCGTACGCGGCGGTCGAACAGGCTCCGCGCGGCGCGACCGGCCGGATCACCGGCACCGTCACCGACGTCGCCGACGGCGACCCGCTGCCCGGCGCGACCGTGACCGCCGGCGCGCGCACGGCCACCACCGACGCCGCCGGCCGGTACGCGCTGACCGTGCTGGCCGGTGAGGTCGCCCTGACCGTGAGCGCGTACGGCTTCACCGACCAGAGCGCGACCGTCACCGTCGCCGAGGGCGCCACGGTGGTGCGCGACTTCGCCCTGCGGGCCACCTCGACGGTCACCGTCTCCGGTCGGGTCACCGACGCCTCCGGGCACGGCTGGCCGTTGTACGCCTCGATCGAGATCGCCGGCCGTCCCGGCGCACCGGTCTTCACCGACCCGGTCACCGGCCGGTACTCGTTCACCGTGCCGGGCCAGGCCAGCTACCGGCTCACCGTCACCGCCCGGTACCCGGGTTACCGCAGCGTGCAGCGGGAGCTGACGGTTGCCGACGAGGCGGCCACCCTCGACGTCGGCGTACCGGTCGAGGCGGCCTGCACCGCCGCCGGCTACACCGGCAGCCTCAGCGCGCCACTGCTCACCGAGGGCTTCGACGGGGCCACGAAACCGGCCGGCTGGACGGTCACCAACCGCACCGACAAGGGCGGCTGGGCCTTCGACGACCCGGGCCGGCGCGGCAACCTGACCGGTGGCGGCGGCACCTTCGCCATCGTCGACTCCGACAAGCTCGGTGCCGGCAACACCCAGGACACCGACCTGATCTCCCCGCCGGTGGACCTCTCCGGGGCCGGCGCGCCGGTGCTGCGCTTCAACAGCGACTGGCGGGCGGTCGGCATCAGCGACACCGCCGACCTGGACGTCTCCACCGACGCCGGGGCGAGCTGGACGAACGTCTGGCACCAGACCGCCAGCCGGCGCGGGCCACGGGTCGAGGAGGTCCCGTTGACCCCGGCCGCCAACGCGGCGAGCGTCCAGGTGCGGTTCCGGTTCAAGGGGACGTTCGCCTGGTGGTGGCAGGTGGACAACGTGCAGTTCGTCAACCGTGACTGCACGCCGACCCCGGGCGGACTGGTGGTCGGCACGGTCACCGACCGCAACACCGGCTCGGCCGTGGTCGGGGCGACGGTGACCAGTGACGACCGGCCCGAGGACCGGGCGGTCACGGTGGCCACCCCGGACGACGCGAACCTGCCGGACGGGTTCTACCACCTCTTCTCCGGGCTGACCGGGGCGCACCCGTTCACCGCCACCCGGACCCCGTACCCGCCCCTGACCCGGTCGGTCACCGTCGTCGCCGACGACACCAGGCGGGCCGACTTCGCCCTCGCCGCCGGCCGGCTCACCGTCACCCCGGCCACCGTCGAGTCCCACCAGCCGTACGGCAGCACCCGGAGCACCCGGGTGACCGTCCGCAACACCGGCACCGCCCCGGCCACCGTCGAGTTGCTGGAACGCGGTGGCGGCTTCGAGACGCTGAGCGCCGCCGAGGGCGCGCCCCGCCGGGACGTCCCGGTCAAGGGCATCAGCAAGGCCCGCACCGGCACCGGGTACGGCGGCGGGGTGGTCCAGGCCGACCCGGCCGAGGCCTGGCAGCCGATCACCAAGCTGCCCGCGGCGATCTTCGACAACGCGGCGGCGAACCTGGACGGCCGGATCTACTCCGTCGGCGGTGGCGGCGGCACCGGCCTGGAACGCAAGGCCTGGGTGTACGACCCGGCGGCGGCCACCTGGGCGGCGCTGCCGGACCTGCCCAACGCCCGGTCCAAGCCGGTCGCCGCGGCGGTCGCCGGCAAGCTCTACGTGCTCGGCGGGTGGGGTGCCGACGACGACCCGGTCGCCTCGGTCGACGTCTTCGACCCGGCCGCCGGCACCTGGAGCACCCTGGCCGGGGCGGTCAACCCGGCACCGGCCGCGGCGGCCGGCGGCGCGGTGGTCAACGGAAAGATCCACCTGGTGGGCGGCTGTCTCGACGCCACCTGCACCGACTCGAACCGGCTGGTGGTCTTCGATCCGGCGGCCGGCACCTTCGCCACCCGGGCGGCGTACCCGCACAGCGTCTCCTGGGTGGGCTGCGGCGGGGTCGGTGGCGCGGTCTACTGCGCCGGTGGCACCGGTGCCACCGAGTACACCGACGCCTGGCGGTACGACCCCGGTGCCGACACCTGGACCCGGCTGGCCGACCTGCCGGTGGACCTGTGGGGTACGCAGGCCACCTCGGCCGGTGGGCTGCTGGTGCTGGCCGGCGGGGTGACCGGCGGATCCACCGCCGTCACCAACTTCACCCTCGGCTACGACCCGGTGGCCGGCACCTGGCAGGACCTGCCGAACGTCGGGTTCGCCCGGTACCGGGGCGCGGCGGCGTGCGGGGCGTACAAGATCGGCGGTTCGCCCAGCTCCTTCGTCGGCTCGGCGGACAGCGAGCGGCTCGACGGGTTGGCCGACTGCACCGAGGCCACCGACCTGCCCTGGCTGAGCAGCGACCCGACCAGCTTCACCCTGGCCCCCGGGGCGTCCCGGACGGTGACCGTCACGCTCACCGCCACGGCGGCGGCGGGCGTCATCCAGCCCGGTGCCTTCACCGGTGAGCTGGGCTTCGTCGCCAACACCCCGTACCCGGTGTCGCCGGTCGCGGTGGAGATGAACGTCGCTCCCCCGGCCAGCTGGGGCAAGATCCAGGGCACCGTCACCGGGCAGACCTGCGGCGGGGAGACGGTCGGGATCCCGGCCACCGTCCGGCTCAACCTGGTCGACTCGACCACCGGGTACACGCTCACCGCCGACACCCGGGGCCGGTACGTCTGGTGGCTGCCGCGTGGCCGGTACGACGTGATCGTGGCCAAGGACGGCTGGGTCCCCGAGGTGCACCGGACCAGGATCGACGCGGGCATCACCCACTCTCTCGACGTCGACCTGACCCCCGCCTCCACCTGCACCCGAGCGACCGGCCGGTAA
- a CDS encoding glycosyltransferase family 2 protein, whose amino-acid sequence MREAFLITSITLGAVVLLLIVVAFLYGLIRPERVEQARHRAPAHPRYRPVSGVDQVAVLIACRNGAATIAGTVRAARATGAPVYVVSDASTDDTAALARTAGAQVLELTENVGKPAALHAAYAGFGLGAAYRAVAILDDDVLIAPDFVTVALAELETEVAIVVGHNVTWWPPEHRWNIWLAKRAYSYWMYQAVIRRIQSHFNVMNCISGSNSIYRTDLLDVLLPQQPPYIVDDTYWVLETHRRHLGKVVYAPRAVAQLQDPTTGRDWYRQNLRWLWGTFQGIIGHRVGRRNSRFDHAYLLLMTHWTLYVLGGPLTLWLLATAGPGLVPGLLLLLAGQSLWVGLAAWRLRRPRLLLFLPAITLADLLYRVVLVHALVKAIRQPTVERCVWASPARIAIPSGTSV is encoded by the coding sequence ATGCGGGAAGCTTTCCTGATCACCTCGATCACTCTGGGTGCTGTTGTCCTGTTGTTGATCGTCGTCGCGTTCCTCTACGGACTGATCCGCCCCGAGCGGGTCGAGCAGGCCCGGCACCGCGCCCCCGCCCACCCCCGGTACCGCCCGGTGTCCGGCGTCGACCAGGTCGCCGTCCTGATCGCCTGCCGCAACGGCGCCGCCACCATCGCCGGCACGGTCCGCGCCGCCCGCGCCACCGGCGCACCCGTGTACGTCGTCTCGGACGCCTCCACCGACGACACCGCCGCGCTGGCCCGTACCGCCGGGGCGCAGGTGCTGGAGCTGACCGAGAACGTCGGCAAACCCGCCGCGCTGCACGCCGCGTACGCCGGTTTCGGGCTGGGTGCGGCCTACCGGGCGGTGGCCATCCTCGACGACGACGTGTTGATCGCCCCGGACTTCGTCACCGTCGCCCTGGCCGAGCTGGAGACCGAGGTCGCCATCGTGGTCGGGCACAACGTGACCTGGTGGCCGCCGGAGCACCGGTGGAACATCTGGCTGGCCAAGCGCGCCTACAGCTACTGGATGTACCAGGCGGTGATCCGCCGGATCCAGAGCCACTTCAACGTCATGAACTGCATCTCCGGCTCCAACTCGATCTACCGCACCGATTTGTTGGACGTGCTGCTGCCGCAGCAGCCGCCGTACATCGTCGACGACACGTACTGGGTGCTGGAGACCCACCGACGGCACCTCGGCAAGGTGGTGTACGCGCCCCGGGCGGTCGCCCAGCTCCAGGATCCGACCACCGGCCGGGACTGGTACCGGCAGAACCTGCGCTGGCTGTGGGGCACCTTCCAGGGCATCATCGGCCACCGGGTGGGCCGCCGCAACAGCCGCTTCGACCACGCGTACCTGCTGTTGATGACGCACTGGACGCTCTACGTACTCGGTGGTCCACTGACTCTGTGGCTGCTGGCCACCGCCGGTCCCGGGCTGGTGCCGGGCCTGTTGCTGCTGCTCGCCGGGCAGTCGCTCTGGGTCGGGCTGGCCGCCTGGCGGCTGCGCCGCCCCCGGTTGCTGCTCTTCCTCCCCGCGATCACCCTGGCCGACCTGCTCTACCGGGTCGTCCTGGTGCACGCGCTGGTGAAGGCGATCCGGCAGCCCACCGTCGAGCGGTGCGTCTGGGCCTCACCGGCCCGCATCGCCATCCCGTCCGGTACGAGCGTGTGA
- a CDS encoding glycogen debranching N-terminal domain-containing protein encodes MKERVRILDGNTFLVSDRVGDIEPSVDFPTGMFSFDTRFLSTWLLKLDGQRLHELSLDDTESYQTRFFLVPGEPTHYLDAKASVIRERSIGGSLDEQLSVFNHTRAEVGFTVRIEMGADFADLFEIKDLQHKKGRVTAIPGVNELRLAYQRETFRREAMISSTAPAEVDERGMTFRIRVGPQSEWNTRLRVVPVIRSSRGQDFRAVLPIAGLRDVEAIRSEQRKFVERAPKLGCDCGPLAGAYRRSLDDLSALRYESISLGVRLVAAGLPWFMTLFGRDSIFTSLQVLPFLPELVPPTITLLAGLQGTRLDDFRDEEPGKILHELRYGETSGFEEQPHSPYYGAADSTPLFVILLDEYERWTGDDQLVRRLETSVRAALAWIDSYGDLLGTGYVWYHSRNPGTGLENQCWKDSWDGIPYRDGRLPGFPRATCELQGYAYDAKLRGARLARTFFDDPEYADRLEREAAELKARFNRDFWVADGGYYALALDADGAQVDGLSSNLGHLLWSGIVDESRAPQVAEHLLSPELFSGWGIRTLATGQARYNPIGYHVGTVWPFDNSFIAWGLWRYGFRSEAGRLAEAVLSASRHFGGRLPEAFAGYPRELTDYPVEYPTACSPQAWSAGTPLLLLRVMLGLQPQGEHLIIDPAVPEGMGRIELLDIPGRWGRVDALGRSRSPRDPDRGH; translated from the coding sequence GTGAAGGAACGGGTACGCATCCTGGACGGCAACACCTTCCTGGTAAGTGACCGGGTAGGTGACATCGAGCCCTCCGTGGACTTCCCGACCGGGATGTTCTCCTTCGACACCCGCTTCCTGTCGACCTGGTTGCTGAAGCTGGACGGTCAGCGGCTGCACGAGTTGTCGCTCGACGACACGGAGTCGTACCAGACGCGGTTCTTCCTGGTCCCCGGCGAGCCGACGCACTACCTCGACGCCAAGGCCTCGGTGATCCGGGAGCGGTCCATCGGCGGCAGCCTGGACGAGCAGCTGAGCGTCTTCAACCACACCCGGGCCGAGGTCGGTTTCACGGTCCGGATCGAGATGGGCGCCGACTTCGCCGACCTGTTCGAGATCAAGGACTTGCAGCACAAGAAGGGACGGGTCACCGCGATCCCCGGTGTGAACGAGCTGCGGCTGGCCTACCAGCGGGAGACCTTCCGTCGGGAGGCGATGATCAGCAGCACCGCGCCCGCCGAGGTCGACGAACGCGGGATGACCTTCCGGATCCGGGTCGGGCCCCAGTCGGAGTGGAACACCCGGCTGCGGGTGGTGCCGGTCATCCGCAGTTCCCGGGGTCAGGACTTCCGGGCCGTGCTGCCGATCGCCGGGCTGCGCGACGTCGAGGCCATCCGCAGCGAGCAACGGAAGTTCGTCGAGCGGGCGCCCAAGCTCGGCTGCGACTGCGGGCCGCTGGCCGGGGCGTACCGGCGCAGTCTGGACGATCTCTCCGCGCTGCGGTACGAGTCGATCTCGCTCGGGGTCCGGCTGGTCGCCGCCGGGCTGCCCTGGTTCATGACCCTCTTCGGGCGGGACAGCATCTTCACCTCGTTGCAGGTGCTGCCCTTCCTGCCGGAGCTGGTGCCGCCGACGATCACCCTGCTGGCCGGTCTGCAGGGCACCCGGCTGGACGACTTCCGGGACGAGGAGCCGGGCAAGATCCTGCACGAGCTGCGCTACGGGGAGACCTCCGGCTTCGAGGAGCAGCCGCACTCGCCGTACTACGGGGCCGCCGACTCCACCCCGCTCTTCGTGATCCTGCTTGACGAGTACGAGCGGTGGACCGGCGACGACCAGTTGGTCCGGCGGTTGGAGACCTCGGTGCGGGCCGCGCTGGCCTGGATCGACAGCTACGGCGACCTGCTCGGCACCGGCTATGTCTGGTACCACAGCCGCAACCCGGGCACCGGGCTGGAGAACCAGTGCTGGAAGGACTCCTGGGACGGCATCCCGTACCGCGACGGGCGGCTGCCGGGTTTCCCCCGGGCCACCTGCGAACTACAGGGGTACGCCTACGACGCGAAGTTGCGCGGTGCCCGCCTGGCCCGGACCTTCTTCGACGATCCCGAGTACGCCGACCGGCTGGAACGGGAGGCGGCGGAGTTGAAGGCCCGGTTCAACCGGGACTTCTGGGTGGCCGACGGTGGGTACTACGCGCTCGCCCTGGACGCCGACGGCGCGCAGGTGGACGGGCTCTCCTCCAACCTCGGCCACCTGCTGTGGAGCGGGATCGTCGACGAGTCCCGCGCCCCCCAGGTGGCCGAACACCTGCTCTCCCCGGAACTCTTCTCCGGCTGGGGCATCCGGACCCTGGCCACCGGCCAGGCCCGGTACAACCCGATCGGGTACCACGTCGGCACGGTCTGGCCGTTCGACAACTCGTTCATCGCCTGGGGGCTGTGGCGGTACGGCTTCCGCAGCGAGGCCGGGCGGCTCGCCGAGGCGGTTCTCAGTGCGTCCCGCCACTTCGGCGGGCGGCTGCCGGAGGCGTTCGCCGGGTACCCGCGCGAGTTGACCGACTATCCGGTGGAGTATCCGACGGCGTGCAGCCCGCAGGCCTGGTCGGCGGGTACGCCGCTGTTGCTGCTGCGGGTGATGCTCGGGCTCCAGCCGCAGGGTGAGCATCTGATCATCGATCCGGCGGTGCCGGAGGGGATGGGTCGGATCGAGCTGCTGGACATCCCCGGCCGCTGGGGGCGGGTGGACGCCCTCGGCCGCAGCCGGAGCCCGCGCGACCCCGACCGCGGCCACTGA